From [Clostridium] symbiosum, a single genomic window includes:
- a CDS encoding F390 synthetase-related protein codes for MADQFSVLKYYLYYKYRRPFSDRSSLERWQEQKIRKHLKYIAGHSAVYRGVEQLSSCPVTDKTFMMDHFDGLNTVGIGREEALDFAVRAEREREFTPKLKGVTVGLSSGTSGNRGIFLVSDDEKNRWAGYVLAKFLPGSILGKYSIAFFMRADSNLYQAVKSKNIRFHFFDIYKDMEEHRKRLGEIRPQILAGQPSLLLMIAEDIRQGKTGIRPRTVISIAEVLEPEDERRLKEAFGLPVIHQVYQCTEGCLASTCPKGTLHLNEDIVHIEREYLDEKRFVPIVTDFERKAQPIIRYRLNDILVEKKEACACGSPCLALEKIEGREDDVFTFQGHDGRDVPIFPDFIRRCILFADGGGEAEKTGISGDYRIVQEKDGRLTVYADLTEYGKQKIAEEFSLLSKDCGFILPEIRFTAYGREKGRKMKRVERKNT; via the coding sequence ATGGCAGACCAGTTTTCCGTGCTTAAATATTATCTTTATTACAAATACAGAAGGCCGTTTTCGGACAGGAGTTCCCTGGAAAGATGGCAGGAACAGAAAATCAGGAAGCATTTAAAGTATATCGCAGGGCACTCCGCCGTTTACAGGGGAGTGGAACAATTGTCTTCCTGTCCGGTTACGGATAAAACATTCATGATGGATCATTTTGACGGGCTCAACACGGTCGGAATCGGCAGGGAGGAAGCCCTGGACTTTGCGGTCCGGGCTGAACGGGAGCGGGAATTTACGCCAAAACTTAAGGGGGTGACGGTGGGGCTAAGCTCCGGCACCTCCGGGAACAGAGGAATTTTCCTGGTGTCCGACGATGAGAAAAACCGCTGGGCCGGATATGTCCTTGCAAAATTTCTCCCCGGAAGTATCCTGGGTAAGTACTCCATCGCATTTTTTATGAGAGCCGACAGCAACCTCTATCAGGCGGTAAAATCTAAAAATATCAGGTTTCACTTCTTTGATATTTACAAAGACATGGAGGAGCACCGGAAACGCCTTGGGGAAATCCGGCCGCAGATTCTGGCTGGACAGCCATCGCTCCTTCTTATGATTGCGGAAGATATCAGGCAGGGAAAGACAGGGATTCGGCCACGAACCGTGATTTCCATTGCCGAGGTACTGGAACCGGAGGATGAGCGGAGACTTAAGGAAGCGTTTGGGCTGCCCGTGATTCACCAGGTTTACCAGTGCACCGAGGGCTGTCTGGCTTCCACCTGCCCAAAGGGAACGCTCCATTTGAACGAGGATATCGTGCATATTGAGCGGGAATACCTGGATGAAAAAAGATTTGTGCCCATTGTGACCGACTTTGAACGGAAGGCTCAGCCCATCATCCGCTACCGTTTAAATGACATCCTGGTGGAAAAGAAGGAGGCCTGCGCCTGCGGCAGTCCCTGTCTGGCGCTCGAAAAAATAGAGGGACGGGAGGACGACGTCTTTACCTTCCAGGGCCATGACGGACGGGATGTGCCCATATTCCCCGACTTTATCAGAAGGTGTATCCTGTTTGCGGATGGGGGCGGGGAAGCGGAAAAAACGGGCATATCCGGAGATTACAGGATCGTGCAGGAAAAAGACGGCCGGCTGACCGTCTATGCCGACCTGACGGAATACGGGAAACAGAAAATTGCTGAGGAATTTTCACTTCTCTCAAAGGACTGCGGTTTTATCCTGCCGGAAATCAGATTTACGGCATACGGCAGGGAAAAGGGCAGGAAGATGAAGCGGGTGGAGAGGAAGAACACATGA
- a CDS encoding NAD-dependent epimerase/dehydratase family protein, whose amino-acid sequence MRDTVLITGATGFLGGYLVKRLTKEYRVLALGRNRERGEALQKLGAEFCPGDFTDRKTCEAYFRDVRYVIHAGALSTVWGKWEDFYGTNVAGTALVAELCLENGVERLVYISSPSIYTEKHDRYGIREEQAPEQNDLNFYIKSKLMAERVIGEMHEKGLETVILRPRGLIGIGDTSLVPRLLRANERIGIPLMRDGCITVELTSVENVAQACRLALTAAEADGKVFNITNGEPMEFRLLLESFLAAIDKQPHYRKLPFKAVYGMARALEWAYRTFRLPGEPPLTKYTVCTLAFSQTMDISRAKDILGYEPEKSLMESIQEYGRWWKENESEGRRDLPGQLSKKAEPSQGLPKPPALIDGVKLYHCGSCTNDLRLLFRGHPGEKREFPAMAALIRHRRLGNILFDTGYSEAIYQGGPFHKLYRLLNPVHVRPEQVIDKRLIADGISPESIGTIILSHAHPDHIGGLKKFSGYRLVASAGTMRTLDKPGLRDLVFTEMLPGERDGVSRREPENRLAEHFLCRYFEEVYDLFGDGSLIGAALHGHCTGQMGLWIPDLKLFLAADACWGGDLVRDTLRMRVIPRLIQKDFAEYKNSLRKLCRLKREHPEIRIVFSHQRGSEKTYGRPVFRA is encoded by the coding sequence ATGAGGGATACAGTTCTGATCACAGGGGCGACCGGATTTTTAGGCGGATATCTGGTGAAGCGTCTTACAAAGGAATACCGGGTTTTAGCCCTCGGGAGAAACCGGGAGCGCGGAGAAGCGCTTCAAAAGCTGGGTGCTGAATTCTGTCCCGGCGACTTCACGGACCGCAAAACCTGTGAGGCCTATTTTCGGGATGTCCGGTACGTCATCCATGCGGGCGCCCTTTCCACGGTTTGGGGAAAATGGGAGGACTTCTACGGGACGAATGTGGCGGGAACCGCTCTGGTGGCGGAACTCTGCCTTGAAAACGGCGTCGAACGCCTCGTTTATATTTCATCCCCCAGCATCTATACGGAGAAGCATGACCGCTATGGAATCCGTGAGGAGCAGGCGCCGGAGCAAAACGATCTAAATTTTTATATCAAGTCGAAACTGATGGCGGAACGGGTGATCGGTGAGATGCATGAGAAGGGGCTGGAGACCGTCATTCTCCGCCCCAGGGGTTTGATCGGGATCGGGGATACAAGCCTGGTTCCCCGGCTTTTACGGGCGAATGAACGGATTGGGATTCCCCTTATGAGGGACGGCTGCATCACTGTAGAGCTGACCAGCGTGGAGAACGTGGCTCAGGCCTGCCGTCTGGCCCTGACTGCGGCGGAGGCGGATGGAAAGGTGTTTAATATCACCAATGGGGAGCCGATGGAATTCCGGCTCCTTCTGGAATCCTTTCTGGCTGCCATTGATAAGCAGCCCCATTATAGGAAACTGCCCTTTAAGGCGGTTTACGGCATGGCCCGGGCCCTGGAATGGGCTTACAGGACATTCCGCCTGCCCGGAGAGCCTCCGCTTACAAAGTATACGGTATGCACGCTGGCGTTTTCCCAGACCATGGATATCAGCCGGGCAAAGGACATCCTCGGCTATGAACCGGAGAAATCCCTGATGGAATCGATTCAGGAATATGGACGTTGGTGGAAGGAAAACGAATCGGAAGGGAGAAGAGACCTGCCGGGGCAGCTTTCCAAAAAAGCGGAGCCGTCCCAGGGGCTGCCAAAACCGCCCGCGCTGATAGACGGGGTAAAGCTCTATCACTGCGGTTCCTGCACCAATGATCTGCGGCTCCTTTTCCGGGGACATCCCGGTGAAAAGAGGGAGTTTCCGGCAATGGCGGCGCTGATACGCCACAGGCGCCTTGGAAACATCCTGTTTGACACAGGATACTCGGAGGCCATCTATCAGGGAGGTCCGTTTCATAAATTATACCGTCTTTTAAACCCGGTCCATGTGAGGCCGGAACAGGTGATTGATAAACGGCTGATAGCCGACGGAATCAGTCCGGAAAGCATCGGAACCATCATTCTGTCCCATGCCCATCCGGATCACATCGGAGGGCTTAAGAAATTCAGCGGATACCGCCTGGTGGCTTCGGCCGGAACCATGAGGACGCTTGACAAGCCGGGGCTCCGGGATCTGGTGTTTACGGAGATGCTGCCCGGGGAACGTGACGGGGTGAGCCGCCGGGAACCTGAGAACCGGCTCGCAGAACATTTCCTCTGCCGGTATTTTGAAGAGGTTTACGATCTGTTCGGGGACGGCAGTCTTATCGGCGCAGCGCTTCATGGACATTGTACGGGGCAGATGGGACTCTGGATACCCGATTTGAAACTGTTCCTGGCGGCGGATGCCTGCTGGGGAGGTGATCTGGTCCGCGATACCCTCCGGATGAGAGTGATTCCGCGCCTGATCCAGAAGGATTTTGCAGAGTATAAAAATTCGCTCAGGAAGCTCTGCAGGCTGAAGCGGGAGCACCCGGAAATCCGAATCGTGTTTTCCCATCAGAGAGGGAGTGAGAAGACTTATGGCAGACCAGTTTTCCGTGCTTAA
- a CDS encoding 3-oxoacyl-[acyl-carrier-protein] synthase III C-terminal domain-containing protein: MKERRVKIAGWGKTLAAHKMDFGGQTRYRLEPGETLLDLAVLSAKKALRCAGMKIEEIDCIVCAMATPLQAIPCNAALVHERLAKGLSIPAMDINTTCTSFISALDVMSCLIEIGRYNNALILSGDTASAALNPEQTESYELFSDGTSACVLTKSEDSDPSAILYGCQRTWSEGAHDTEIRGGGGLMPSFSMNDGNREDYYFDMKGKRILKLSAKCLPGFVEHCLKEAGVTRDEIDLVVPHQASRALNLIMPRLGFGKGTYIDRVSEYGNLISASVPYALCEAIEEGKIKRGDLILLIGTAAGLTANFLLMRF, from the coding sequence ATGAAGGAACGCAGGGTAAAGATTGCCGGCTGGGGAAAGACCCTGGCGGCACATAAGATGGATTTTGGAGGACAGACCCGGTACCGGCTGGAGCCGGGGGAAACTCTATTGGATCTGGCGGTGCTGTCGGCTAAAAAGGCGCTCAGATGCGCCGGGATGAAGATAGAAGAGATCGACTGTATTGTCTGTGCCATGGCGACTCCGCTGCAGGCTATTCCCTGCAACGCCGCCCTGGTGCATGAGCGGCTGGCGAAAGGCCTTTCGATTCCCGCCATGGATATCAACACGACGTGTACCAGTTTTATCTCGGCCCTGGATGTAATGTCATGCCTGATTGAGATTGGACGGTATAACAATGCGCTGATTCTATCGGGTGATACGGCATCCGCAGCCCTGAATCCGGAACAGACCGAGAGCTATGAGCTGTTTTCGGATGGAACCAGCGCCTGTGTGCTGACGAAATCCGAAGACTCCGATCCCTCCGCGATCCTCTACGGCTGCCAGAGGACCTGGTCCGAGGGCGCACATGACACGGAAATCAGGGGCGGAGGCGGCCTGATGCCTTCCTTTTCCATGAATGATGGAAACCGGGAAGACTACTATTTTGATATGAAGGGGAAACGGATCCTGAAGCTGTCCGCCAAGTGTCTGCCCGGCTTTGTAGAGCATTGCCTGAAGGAAGCCGGCGTGACCCGGGATGAGATTGATCTGGTTGTTCCCCATCAGGCCAGCCGGGCGCTGAATCTCATCATGCCCAGACTGGGCTTTGGGAAGGGTACCTATATCGACCGCGTTTCGGAGTATGGCAACCTGATCTCCGCTTCGGTCCCCTACGCGCTCTGTGAGGCCATTGAGGAGGGGAAAATCAAACGGGGTGACCTGATCCTGCTCATAGGAACGGCCGCCGGACTGACGGCGAATTTTCTTCTGATGAGGTTCTGA
- a CDS encoding winged helix DNA-binding domain-containing protein, which produces MKELDVTQIRMFRLHSHHLDREYGKSDLSDIAGACGLQNTPPGAWETALFNRIPDFSLADMEELLYRTKTLLQAWSLRGAPVVFPASEWDAFLTALTAKEDEPWIYTRGISAALDFLQMDFEELFLLLKRVISRLDDKIITGKSDLDQTLAGWMAPYLPGEKRVLWNRPSMYGDPDRQTVGGAAVSFLLRPCAFEGLVVFGERDGTSPTFTSRINWLGKTETAVENGAGESGASNGAAGKLVRKFLHCYGPATADMFAVWLGCSGKQARRMWNTVSDEMEAVTVSGKKAFILSSDRAEFLSPAPLQRELLLLGGHDPYLDQRDRLILQPEKTLHSRIWKLVTNPGAVVYRGEVIGVFTGKKKSKGLEMKISLWRDFQDRRKLTGLAGSYAAFRGQKLTNLDLEIL; this is translated from the coding sequence ATAAAGGAATTAGATGTAACACAGATTCGGATGTTCCGGCTGCATTCCCACCATTTGGACAGGGAATACGGGAAATCGGATCTATCCGATATTGCAGGAGCATGCGGACTGCAGAATACCCCGCCGGGAGCATGGGAAACCGCTCTTTTTAACCGCATTCCGGATTTCAGCCTGGCGGATATGGAAGAACTTTTATACAGGACAAAAACTCTGCTTCAGGCATGGAGCCTCCGGGGAGCGCCCGTTGTGTTTCCCGCCTCCGAATGGGATGCGTTTCTCACCGCGCTTACTGCAAAAGAGGATGAGCCGTGGATTTATACCCGGGGAATCTCTGCGGCGCTCGACTTTCTCCAGATGGATTTTGAGGAGCTGTTTCTGCTCCTCAAACGGGTGATTTCCCGGTTGGACGATAAAATTATTACCGGTAAAAGTGATTTGGATCAGACGCTCGCCGGATGGATGGCTCCTTATCTGCCCGGTGAAAAACGCGTTCTCTGGAACCGGCCGTCCATGTACGGGGATCCGGACAGACAGACCGTCGGCGGGGCCGCTGTATCTTTTTTACTCCGGCCGTGCGCTTTTGAAGGCCTGGTCGTGTTCGGGGAACGTGACGGAACCAGCCCGACCTTTACCTCCCGCATAAACTGGCTTGGCAAAACGGAAACGGCCGTGGAAAACGGCGCCGGTGAAAGCGGCGCTTCAAACGGGGCCGCCGGGAAACTGGTGCGCAAATTTCTGCACTGCTACGGACCGGCCACGGCCGACATGTTCGCAGTCTGGCTCGGCTGTTCCGGGAAACAGGCGCGCCGCATGTGGAATACCGTCTCGGATGAAATGGAGGCGGTCACGGTATCCGGTAAAAAAGCGTTTATTCTTTCCTCCGACAGGGCGGAATTTCTTTCGCCCGCCCCTCTTCAAAGGGAGCTTCTCCTTCTCGGAGGGCACGATCCCTACCTGGACCAGCGTGACAGACTGATTCTTCAGCCGGAGAAGACGCTGCACAGCCGGATATGGAAACTCGTGACAAATCCCGGAGCCGTTGTGTACCGCGGAGAAGTAATCGGAGTCTTTACGGGGAAAAAGAAAAGTAAGGGTTTGGAGATGAAAATCTCTTTATGGCGGGATTTTCAAGACAGGCGGAAGCTTACCGGCCTTGCCGGGTCCTATGCCGCCTTCCGGGGACAGAAGCTTACAAACCTGGATCTGGAAATTTTGTAA
- a CDS encoding molecular chaperone Hsp90, which translates to MDKEVLNYVVEKTHELMDAQSCSGEARTAAQTWLDAVGTENEAAETKKYIEELEADIMPVDGLIAFAESETGAQVFGAEEAKGVAAHGKEIKAAGAKYCDCPACAAAEAILSKKDALL; encoded by the coding sequence ATGGATAAGGAAGTTTTAAACTATGTTGTTGAGAAGACACACGAATTAATGGATGCACAGTCATGCAGCGGTGAGGCAAGAACAGCAGCTCAAACCTGGCTGGATGCCGTTGGAACTGAAAATGAGGCCGCAGAGACAAAGAAATATATCGAAGAGCTGGAGGCAGACATTATGCCGGTCGACGGTTTAATCGCTTTCGCAGAGTCTGAAACCGGCGCCCAGGTTTTCGGGGCAGAGGAAGCCAAAGGCGTGGCGGCTCATGGAAAAGAAATCAAAGCAGCCGGAGCGAAATACTGCGACTGTCCGGCCTGTGCTGCGGCGGAGGCAATCCTTTCAAAGAAGGACGCTCTCCTTTAA
- a CDS encoding cytidylate kinase-like family protein, producing the protein MMGNLVITIGRECGSAGRLIGQKLAADLGVKCYDKELLTLAAKNSGLCEELFKTHDEKPTSSFLYSLVMDTYSMGYNTSAYMDMPINHKIFLAQFDTIKKLAEEESCVIVGRCADYALAEYPNMVSVFICGNEDDKIHHLMERHNVDEAKAKDIMIKTDKRRASYYNYYSSKRWGSCKSYDMCLNSSTVGYDGAVDIIKEFAKKKQEFLKTKNYK; encoded by the coding sequence ATGATGGGTAATTTAGTGATTACAATCGGTCGTGAATGCGGCAGCGCTGGACGGCTGATAGGACAGAAACTGGCAGCAGATCTCGGTGTAAAATGTTATGACAAGGAGCTTTTAACTCTCGCCGCAAAGAACAGCGGTTTATGTGAAGAACTTTTTAAGACTCATGATGAAAAACCGACGAGCAGCTTTCTTTATTCGCTTGTAATGGATACATATTCTATGGGATACAACACCTCGGCTTATATGGATATGCCGATTAACCACAAGATTTTTCTGGCACAGTTTGACACGATCAAGAAACTGGCCGAAGAGGAATCCTGCGTAATCGTAGGCCGCTGTGCCGATTATGCCCTTGCCGAATATCCGAACATGGTCAGCGTTTTCATCTGCGGCAATGAGGATGATAAGATTCACCACCTGATGGAACGCCACAATGTGGATGAAGCAAAAGCAAAAGATATCATGATCAAAACAGACAAGCGGAGAGCCAGCTATTACAACTACTATTCCAGCAAACGCTGGGGAAGCTGCAAGAGCTACGATATGTGCCTCAACAGCAGCACCGTAGGCTATGACGGAGCAGTTGACATTATTAAGGAATTCGCCAAAAAGAAACAAGAATTTCTTAAAACAAAGAATTATAAGTAA
- a CDS encoding NlpC/P60 family protein yields the protein MRKFHPLIMRILVMTASGFLLISIAGTYTPSPSLAPPQVITQAGTPEDTTALHSETEPLDVEACNPDTGFDEKSLPVRIMDAMNRFAGRSAAAFSGINSGREEEYSPSVFKYNLMALYPQEQELSPADETASERERVLRLLKHNLKPFYDFFRLSFNTRASDSYGGRMYEYLNRKDAEWTSGLYKWLQASPEQAAKMLRLSQASVTGKYDPTNEKHDPANASTWLIPSWKNVNFNFFDGDGRRIDLYSNSQEIASMASVYTWYTGWNDVDNFRNYIDELWQLSHGYSVAIGPVYYCDGCVDPHEADTKEGTGTAGGSAEALSGGAGVQEASEAPSEAPQGEQAGIPSSVSSEGQNGASDASVGNAAGVAAETAPQGEQETVPAQTAAASAQPADASQTASQGAEASPSELSVPADGTAEAGEGGANASGASLTAAPEIQLNSEGKFCPGHVDLTVTARIVGLSERKNLYTIDKKGAAATDTWPGWSPYNKAYVDTLYSQDWSLEYELSPVELALGKPLTFSEISDYLKLLPADISRERKAVITYALHSVGKIPYYYGGKAHAPGYEGNNFANITSPDRKGRIISGLDCSGWVNWVYWSSLGKVPTNLGTSGLIHAGRGISRSELQPGDIIVRLGANSHVMMFLAWAPGGQMVCIHETGGSVSNVTVSIVDARWPYYRALLD from the coding sequence ATGAGAAAGTTTCATCCCCTTATCATGAGGATTTTAGTCATGACTGCATCAGGTTTCCTGCTTATCTCCATAGCAGGGACCTATACGCCCTCCCCTTCCCTGGCGCCGCCTCAGGTCATAACCCAGGCAGGTACGCCGGAGGATACCACGGCGCTTCATTCGGAAACGGAACCGCTGGATGTAGAGGCATGTAATCCTGATACAGGTTTTGACGAAAAATCGCTGCCGGTCAGGATTATGGATGCCATGAACCGGTTCGCAGGCCGATCGGCCGCCGCTTTTTCCGGAATAAACTCCGGCAGGGAGGAGGAATATTCCCCATCCGTATTTAAATACAATCTGATGGCTCTCTATCCGCAGGAACAGGAGCTGTCACCGGCAGATGAGACGGCCTCGGAACGCGAGCGGGTGCTCCGTCTTCTGAAACATAACCTGAAACCATTTTATGACTTTTTCAGGCTGTCCTTTAATACACGGGCTTCCGATTCCTATGGAGGCCGTATGTATGAATATTTAAACCGGAAAGACGCTGAGTGGACCTCCGGCCTTTATAAATGGCTCCAGGCCTCTCCGGAACAGGCGGCAAAGATGCTCCGGCTGTCCCAGGCGTCCGTGACCGGAAAGTATGACCCAACCAATGAAAAACACGATCCGGCCAATGCCTCAACATGGCTGATCCCCTCCTGGAAAAATGTTAATTTTAATTTCTTCGACGGTGACGGCAGACGGATTGATCTCTATTCCAATTCGCAGGAGATAGCGTCGATGGCCAGCGTATACACCTGGTACACCGGATGGAACGATGTGGATAACTTCCGGAATTATATCGATGAATTGTGGCAGTTATCCCACGGATACAGCGTAGCCATCGGGCCGGTCTATTACTGTGACGGCTGTGTCGATCCGCATGAGGCAGATACAAAGGAAGGAACCGGTACCGCCGGCGGCAGCGCTGAGGCTCTAAGCGGAGGAGCAGGCGTCCAGGAAGCCTCAGAAGCGCCGTCAGAGGCTCCGCAGGGAGAGCAGGCGGGAATTCCTTCCTCCGTATCGTCAGAAGGCCAAAATGGGGCTTCTGACGCCTCTGTGGGGAATGCTGCAGGCGTTGCGGCAGAGACGGCGCCCCAGGGAGAGCAGGAGACGGTTCCGGCACAGACCGCAGCAGCTTCCGCGCAGCCGGCCGATGCCTCACAGACGGCGTCCCAGGGAGCGGAGGCCTCGCCTTCGGAACTGTCCGTTCCGGCGGACGGGACTGCCGAAGCAGGAGAGGGCGGTGCAAATGCCTCCGGGGCATCACTGACGGCGGCGCCTGAAATCCAGCTCAACAGCGAGGGGAAATTCTGTCCCGGACATGTGGATTTGACGGTTACGGCCCGCATCGTAGGCTTGTCGGAACGCAAGAATCTCTATACCATCGATAAGAAAGGCGCAGCGGCTACCGATACCTGGCCGGGATGGTCTCCCTACAACAAAGCCTATGTCGATACGTTATACAGCCAGGACTGGTCCCTTGAATACGAGCTGTCCCCGGTTGAACTGGCCCTTGGAAAACCGCTTACCTTCAGTGAAATCAGCGATTACCTGAAGCTGCTTCCGGCGGATATCTCCCGTGAGAGGAAGGCGGTGATTACATATGCCCTGCACTCCGTCGGGAAAATCCCTTATTACTACGGCGGCAAAGCACATGCCCCGGGCTATGAGGGCAATAATTTTGCAAACATCACATCCCCGGACAGAAAGGGCCGCATCATATCCGGGCTCGACTGTTCCGGCTGGGTAAACTGGGTTTACTGGTCCTCCCTCGGGAAGGTCCCCACGAACCTGGGAACCAGCGGCCTGATCCATGCGGGAAGAGGCATCAGCCGCTCGGAACTTCAGCCGGGCGACATTATCGTGAGGCTGGGAGCCAATTCCCATGTCATGATGTTTCTCGCCTGGGCACCCGGAGGTCAGATGGTCTGCATACACGAAACAGGCGGCAGCGTGAGCAACGTCACGGTCAGCATCGTGGATGCCAGATGGCCGTATTACAGGGCGCTGCTGGATTGA
- a CDS encoding YitT family protein, producing the protein MKKWGTVKEFAVITFATIIVSSAVFFFLIPSHVSVGSISGLAIVLGNFVPLKISAITFILNLFLLILGFLFIGREFGAKTVYTSFLVPVVLAVLEIMFPDNQSITNDAFLDMLCYIFTVSIGLAMLFNRNASSGGLDIVAKFLNKYMHMDLGKAMSLSGMCVALSSALVYDKKIVVLSILGTYLNGIVLDHFIFGFNIKKRVCIISEHEEEIREFILHHLHSGATIYEAIGAYDGRPRREIITIVDKNEYAMLMTYILKTDKNAFVTVYAVNEVIYRPKR; encoded by the coding sequence ATGAAAAAATGGGGGACGGTCAAAGAGTTTGCGGTGATTACTTTTGCGACCATCATTGTATCTTCGGCTGTATTTTTCTTTCTGATTCCGAGCCATGTATCGGTCGGCAGTATCTCCGGCCTGGCCATCGTTCTGGGAAACTTTGTGCCTTTAAAAATTTCTGCAATCACCTTTATCCTGAACCTCTTTCTGCTGATACTGGGATTTCTGTTTATCGGCAGGGAATTCGGCGCCAAAACGGTGTACACCTCTTTTCTGGTCCCCGTTGTCCTGGCCGTACTGGAAATCATGTTTCCGGATAACCAATCCATTACCAACGACGCATTTTTAGATATGCTCTGCTATATCTTTACCGTGAGCATCGGCCTGGCCATGCTGTTCAACCGCAATGCGTCATCCGGCGGTCTCGATATAGTGGCAAAATTCCTGAATAAATATATGCATATGGATTTGGGCAAGGCCATGTCGCTTTCCGGCATGTGCGTGGCTCTCTCCTCCGCTCTCGTTTATGATAAAAAGATCGTAGTTTTAAGCATTCTGGGCACCTACTTAAACGGAATCGTGCTGGATCATTTTATATTCGGCTTCAATATCAAAAAGCGGGTCTGCATTATCTCCGAACATGAGGAGGAAATCAGGGAATTCATCCTGCATCACCTCCACAGCGGAGCGACGATTTATGAGGCGATCGGCGCATACGACGGCCGTCCGCGCAGGGAAATCATCACAATCGTGGATAAGAACGAATATGCCATGCTGATGACCTATATACTGAAGACGGATAAAAATGCGTTTGTAACGGTCTATGCCGTCAATGAGGTAATCTACCGGCCGAAACGGTAA
- a CDS encoding glycosyltransferase — translation MEQKQEKRETEKTILFYALPAYGHIHSNLYLTGRLAKAGFRVIYYATEPYRAEIEANGGEYRAYPLGGKTIDTSDGNKLLKLYRLILEYTHDMLPALLSEAAQEKPCHILFDSLALWGRTVGELLSVPSFSFYSIAAIDRIGGRAFFAYALGFSGGFLRYAGELPQALRIRRLLGKSYGIRKLGMLPVLMNKGQRNLMGYSRMFQPGGGKFGKDYVFLGPLSPHMKSIRTNDFICPQERLIYISLGTVFNRDRELFHEILKQFGREKGAGFHIVMAWNIETTDRIPDNFIVRPFVNQGEILKHASLFITSGGMNSIHEALYYGVPCLMCPQQGEQLLNAKRFEAMGFGRILRKKVDLYREAMAAMALKNTWSGERRKKATAVHVKAALHLLDRNNTAKEERRQDE, via the coding sequence ATGGAACAAAAACAAGAGAAGCGGGAAACAGAAAAAACCATTCTGTTTTATGCGCTTCCCGCCTATGGGCATATTCATTCAAACCTTTACTTAACCGGACGGCTGGCCAAAGCCGGATTCCGTGTTATTTATTATGCGACGGAACCCTACCGGGCGGAGATCGAGGCGAACGGCGGGGAATACAGGGCTTATCCGCTGGGCGGTAAGACCATTGATACCTCGGACGGAAACAAGCTGCTGAAGCTGTACCGCCTGATTCTTGAATATACCCACGATATGCTGCCCGCCCTTCTTTCGGAAGCAGCACAGGAAAAGCCTTGCCATATTCTATTTGATTCCCTGGCGCTGTGGGGCAGGACGGTCGGGGAACTTCTTTCGGTACCGTCATTCAGCTTTTACAGTATTGCGGCCATTGACCGGATCGGGGGAAGGGCATTTTTCGCATATGCCTTGGGATTTTCCGGCGGTTTTCTGCGGTATGCGGGAGAGCTTCCCCAGGCGCTCCGGATACGGCGGCTGCTTGGAAAAAGTTATGGAATACGGAAACTGGGAATGCTCCCCGTCCTGATGAACAAAGGACAACGGAACCTGATGGGATACTCCAGGATGTTCCAGCCCGGCGGCGGAAAATTTGGGAAGGACTATGTATTCCTCGGGCCGCTGTCTCCCCATATGAAGAGCATCCGGACCAATGATTTCATCTGTCCGCAGGAAAGACTAATCTACATTTCCCTGGGAACCGTATTTAACCGGGATCGGGAACTGTTTCATGAGATACTGAAGCAGTTCGGCCGGGAAAAGGGCGCCGGATTTCATATCGTTATGGCCTGGAATATCGAAACAACGGACCGGATTCCGGATAACTTCATTGTCCGTCCGTTCGTAAACCAGGGAGAGATCCTGAAACATGCGTCTCTCTTTATCACGTCCGGCGGGATGAACAGTATCCATGAGGCTCTGTATTACGGCGTACCCTGCCTGATGTGCCCCCAGCAGGGAGAACAGCTTCTAAATGCCAAACGGTTTGAGGCCATGGGGTTTGGAAGGATACTGAGAAAAAAAGTGGATTTGTATCGGGAGGCCATGGCAGCCATGGCTCTGAAAAATACGTGGAGCGGAGAGCGGAGAAAAAAGGCGACGGCGGTTCATGTGAAGGCGGCGCTTCATTTACTGGACCGGAACAATACAGCGAAAGAAGAAAGGCGGCAGGACGAATGA